The proteins below come from a single Streptomyces spongiicola genomic window:
- a CDS encoding phytoene desaturase family protein, whose protein sequence is MARIVVIGAGMGAMAAAARLAVAGHRVRVYERAGTYGGAVRRFERDGFSFDTGPGLLHLPAVWRDFFVKTGREPLEQCVDLVQVDPAGRHVFADGTAVTLPNASRAGVVSALDGALGAGAGERWGDFLVRAREAWDRSRRPLLEEPLPADASRLARDPYPALGGGLLRRPARTLAEVGRRELRDPRLAALLESHALAYGFDPAGAPASAAVLPYMEQTFGSWYVRGGMRALAEAVHRRCLARGVEFVLGAEVVGIRIEGGRAAGVELADGGTAAADHVVAGAPVPALYRDRVLPWRSRDEWPHHRSAPRTGRVTVCLALRGAREAEAAHRTVVHSPDRAGESAALATGRLCDRPTVVVLRPDDERLRPGGHEAVTVTATVSTALPAGAPVPAGAGGRSPESRWGAGEAQVEAFADRMAAAAEAAVPDLRERLLWREVRTPEDTLRETGAHEVPGPALAGAGGTLLPAANVSPVPGVYFAGGWSHPGGGLAHSGMSGALAAGLIVEGADFRGSR, encoded by the coding sequence ATGGCACGGATTGTGGTGATCGGCGCCGGGATGGGCGCCATGGCGGCCGCTGCCCGGCTGGCCGTGGCGGGCCACCGGGTGAGGGTGTACGAGCGGGCGGGCACATACGGCGGCGCGGTGCGCCGGTTCGAGCGCGACGGCTTCTCCTTCGACACCGGGCCCGGTCTGCTGCATCTGCCCGCCGTCTGGCGGGACTTCTTCGTGAAGACCGGCAGGGAGCCCCTGGAGCAGTGCGTAGACCTGGTCCAGGTGGACCCTGCGGGCCGTCATGTCTTCGCCGACGGAACGGCCGTGACGCTGCCGAACGCCTCGCGCGCGGGAGTCGTCTCGGCGCTCGACGGAGCGCTCGGTGCCGGTGCGGGCGAGCGCTGGGGCGACTTCCTGGTGCGGGCGAGGGAGGCCTGGGACCGCTCGCGGCGGCCGCTGCTGGAGGAACCGCTGCCCGCGGACGCGTCCCGCCTCGCCCGGGACCCCTATCCGGCGCTCGGCGGCGGGCTGCTGCGCCGCCCGGCGCGCACCCTCGCCGAGGTGGGCCGGCGCGAGCTGCGCGATCCGCGGCTGGCCGCGCTGCTGGAGAGCCACGCCCTGGCGTACGGCTTCGACCCCGCCGGCGCGCCCGCTTCCGCCGCCGTCCTGCCGTACATGGAGCAGACCTTCGGCAGCTGGTACGTGCGCGGCGGGATGCGGGCCCTCGCGGAGGCCGTGCACCGGCGTTGCCTCGCACGCGGGGTGGAGTTCGTCCTCGGCGCCGAGGTGGTGGGGATACGGATCGAGGGCGGCCGGGCGGCCGGGGTGGAGCTGGCGGACGGGGGCACGGCCGCCGCCGACCATGTCGTCGCGGGCGCCCCCGTGCCCGCGCTGTACCGGGACCGGGTCCTGCCGTGGCGCTCCCGGGACGAGTGGCCGCACCACCGGTCGGCGCCGCGGACCGGGCGGGTCACCGTCTGCCTGGCACTGCGCGGCGCCCGGGAGGCGGAGGCGGCGCACCGCACGGTGGTGCACTCGCCCGACCGGGCCGGGGAGTCGGCGGCGCTGGCGACCGGGCGGCTGTGCGACCGGCCGACCGTCGTGGTGCTCCGGCCGGACGACGAGCGGCTGCGGCCCGGCGGCCACGAGGCGGTAACCGTGACCGCGACCGTGTCCACGGCCCTGCCCGCCGGGGCGCCCGTGCCCGCCGGGGCCGGCGGCCGGTCGCCGGAGAGCCGTTGGGGCGCGGGCGAGGCGCAGGTGGAGGCCTTCGCCGACCGGATGGCGGCAGCAGCGGAAGCGGCCGTTCCGGACCTGCGGGAGCGGCTGCTGTGGCGCGAGGTGCGCACGCCCGAGGACACCCTCAGGGAGACCGGTGCCCACGAGGTGCCCGGACCGGCGCTGGCCGGAGCGGGCGGGACGCTGCTGCCCGCCGCGAACGTCTCACCGGTGCCCGGGGTGTACTTCGCCGGCGGCTGGTCGCATCCCGGCGGCGGGCTCGCGCACAGCGGAATGTCGGGTGCGCTGGCGGCCGGCCTCATCGTGGAGGGGGCGGACTTCCGCGGCTCGCGGTGA
- a CDS encoding TetR/AcrR family transcriptional regulator, with amino-acid sequence MNSGSTRRQATRAKLYEAAVTLIAEQGFSATTVDEIAERAGVAKGTVYYNFSSKTELFEELLRYGVGLLTASLREAADEVEQRGGSKTEALDGMIRAGLVFIDRYPAFTQLYVAELWRTNRAWQSTLTVVRREAVAVVETVLREGVERGELSGEIDIPLTAAALVGMVLVAALDWQAFQRERSLDDVHAALSRLLHGRVGGG; translated from the coding sequence ATGAACAGCGGCAGCACCCGGAGACAGGCCACCCGCGCCAAGCTCTACGAGGCGGCGGTGACCCTCATCGCCGAGCAGGGCTTCTCCGCCACCACGGTCGACGAGATCGCCGAGCGGGCCGGCGTCGCCAAGGGCACCGTCTACTACAACTTCAGCAGCAAGACCGAACTCTTCGAGGAGCTTCTGCGGTACGGGGTCGGCCTGCTGACCGCCTCGCTGCGCGAGGCCGCCGACGAGGTGGAGCAGCGGGGCGGGAGCAAGACGGAGGCCCTGGACGGGATGATCCGCGCCGGGCTGGTCTTCATCGACCGCTACCCCGCCTTCACCCAGTTGTACGTCGCCGAGCTGTGGCGCACCAACCGGGCCTGGCAGTCGACGCTGACGGTGGTCCGCCGGGAGGCGGTCGCCGTCGTCGAGACCGTGCTCCGGGAGGGTGTCGAGCGGGGCGAGCTGAGCGGGGAGATCGACATTCCGCTGACCGCGGCCGCGCTGGTCGGGATGGTGCTCGTGGCGGCGCTCGACTGGCAGGCGTTCCAGCGGGAGCGGTCGCTCGACGATGTGCACGCGGCCCTGTCCCGGCTGCTGCACGGGAGGGTCGGCGGCGGCTGA